A genomic window from Sorex araneus isolate mSorAra2 chromosome 2, mSorAra2.pri, whole genome shotgun sequence includes:
- the RNF152 gene encoding E3 ubiquitin-protein ligase RNF152, with translation METVSQDSLLECQICFNYYSPRRRPKLLDCRHTCCSVCLQQMRTSQKDVRCPWCRGITKLPPGFSVSQLPDDPEVLAVIAIPHASEHTPVFIKLPSNGCYMLPLPVSKERALLPGDLGCRLLPGGQQKSVTVVTIPAEQQPLQGGAPAEAAEEEPERRAGVVKSSTWSGVCTVILVACVLVFLLGIVLHNMSCISKRFTVISCG, from the coding sequence aTGGAGACGGTGTCGCAGGATTCCCTGCTGGAATGCCAGATCTGCTTCAACTACTACAGCCCGCGGCGGCGGCCCAAGCTGCTGGACTGCCGGCACACGTGCTGCTCGGTGTGCCTGCAGCAGATGAGGACCAGCCAGAAGGACGTGCGCTGCCCCTGGTGTCGGGGCATCACCAAGCTGCCCCCCGGCTTCTCCGTGTCGCAGCTCCCCGACGACCCCGAGGTCCTGGCCGTCATCGCCATCCCGCACGCGTCCGAGCACACGCCCGTCTTCATCAAACTGCCCAGCAACGGGTGCTACATGCTGCCCCTGCCCGTCTCCAAGGAGCGCGCGCTGCTGCCCGGGGACCTGGGCTGCCGCCTGCTGCCCGGGGGCCAGCAGAAGTCGGTGACCGTGGTGACCATCCCCGCCGAGCAGCAGCCCCTGCAGGGCGGGGCGCCCGCCGAGGCCGCCGAGGAGGAGCCCGAGCGCCGGGCGGGGGTGGTGAAGAGCTCCACGTGGTCGGGCGTGTGCACGGTCATCCTGGTGGCCTGCGTGCTGGTCTTCCTGCTGGGCATCGTGCTCCACAACATGTCCTGCATCTCCAAGCGCTTCACGGTGATATCCTGTGGCTGA